A region of the Myxococcus stipitatus DSM 14675 genome:
GTAGCCGGAGGTGACCACCTGGAAGCCCACGTTCGCGCTCTCCTCCGGAGACGGCGGCGCGCGTCCTTCCACCTCCACCTCGAACCAGATGTTGGCGCCTCCCAAGGGCAGGTCCGTCGCCGCGCCCGCGCTCCTCACGCCGGGCAGCGACGCCACGCGCTCCGCCACCTGCTGGAAGAAGGCCCCTTGCCGCGCCTCGTCCGGGTACTTGTCACCCGGCAGCGACAAGGACCACGTCAGCACGGACTCCTCGCGGAAGCCCGGGTCCACCTCCTGCAATCGCCACAGCGTGCGCAGCAGCAGCCCCGCGCCGATGAGCAGCACCAGCGCGAGCGCCACCTCGCCCACGACGAGCACATCACGCGAGCGCTGCCCTCCAGCGAGCTTCCCGCCCCCCGTCTGCCGCAACACCCCGTTGAGGTCCGGGCGCGACGCCTGGAGCGCGGGCAGCAGGCCGAAGAGGACCCCCGTGGCCAACGACACGCACAACGCGAAGGCCAGCACCCGCCCATCCACGCGGACCTCGTCCAGCCGAGGCAGCTCCGCGGGCACCAGGTGCATCAGCCCATCCAGTCCCCACGCGGCCAGGAACACGCCCAGGGCCCCCGCGAGCAGCGCGAGCACCAGGCTCTCCGTGAGGAGCTGGCGCATCATCCGCCCTCGGCCCGCGCCCAGCGCCGCGCGCACGGCCATCTCCTGCCGCCGAGCCGCCGCGCGCACCAGGAAGAGGTTGGCCACGTTCGCGCAAGCGATGGCCATGACCAGCCCCACCGCCGCCAGCAGCACCCACAGCACGGGCCGCACATCGCCGACAATCTGCTCCCGCAGCGGAACCAGGGTGATGCCGGAGTGGAGGTTGCTCGCCGGATACTCCTGCTCCAGCCGCTGCGCGACGGCGCTCATCGCCGCGCTCGCGCGCTCCAGCGTCACGCCCGGCTTCAGCCTCCCGAGCACCCGCAGATAGGACGTGTCGCGCGACTGACTGAGGTCCAAGCCCGCGCTCGCGCCCAGCTGGGGGATGTCGTGGAGCGGCGCGGGAATCCAGAGCTCGGGAGGCTCGGTGGGGGTCGTCTTGCGCGGGCCGATATCAGGCAGGGTGAAGCGCTCCGGCATCACCCCGACGACCTCATGGCTCCGCTCATCCAGCCGAATCGCGCGGCCGATGATGTTCGGGTCCGAGCCGAAGCGGCGCTTCCACAAGCCGTGGCTCAGCACCACCACCTGTCGAGGCCCCGTCTCCCCGGCCACGGGCTGGAACGTCGTGCCCAGCGCCGCGCCCACGCCCAGCACCTGGAAGTAGTTGGTGGACACGCTGGCGCCGCGCAGCCGCTCGGGCAGGTCGTCGCCGGAGAGGCTCACGTGGAGCTGGGAGAAGGCGGCCAAGCCATCGAACACGTCGCCCTGTGCGCGCCAGTCGAGGAAGTTCGCGGGGGCCACGGACCAGCGCGGCATCGTCGGTGTCCGCGACCACGCCATCACCAGCCGGTCCTGCTCGGGGAAGGGCAGGGAGGAGAGCAGCACCGCGTTGACGACGCTGAAGATGGCGGTGTTGGCGGCGATGCCCAACGCCAGGGTGAGCACCGCGACGACGGTGAACACGGGGGACCTGGAGAGCATCCTCAACGAGAGGCGTAGGTCCTGGGTGACGTCCGACATGGGCGCTCCGGGGCAGGCGTGGCCGCTGCTACCGAGCAAGGTCCGCGCCACCCTCGGCCCAGACGGGAGTCATCCTCCGGTTCGCTCGCGAGTGCCCGCTCGTGGGAAGTGGCTTCCCAGTTCTGGCACACGCGGGGGACAGGAGCTGACCCATCCGTCGGGGTGGGCCTGCTTCAGCGCCTGGAGTTCTTCAGCCGAGACAGAGGCCCCCGCCGCGCCTCGAGTGAGCGGCAAGGGCTCCAGGACCTCGGGGGCGACGGTGCTTCACTTCAGGAAGCGGGTGAGGATGGCGAAGTCGTCCTTGCCGTGGCCCGCCTTCACCGCCTCGCGGATGACGCTGTACATGGCATCGGCGACCCCTCGGTGGATGTTGCGCTCCTCGCACAGGGCCAGCAGGTGCTGGAAGGCCACGTTGTGGGCCTCGAGTGACGCCAGGGTCTGTGCATCGGCGGTGAGCCGGTTCTGCTGGACGCGGGTGAGGACGTCCGCCACGGCGCCCTGGGTGACGGGCTCCGTCAGCTTGATGAACGCCGTCGTCTTCTCCAGGGGGATTCCCTCTGCTCGGCTGATGGCCAGGGCCTGGAGCGTGCCGAACAGCGTGCCCCACATCTGGAAGAGCAGGGCGCTGTCGAGCGCGGACGCGTGGCCCACGTCCTCGCCCACGTGGGACGTGGCGCCGCCCAGCACGTTCAGCACGGCGCGGTGCTTCTCGAACAGCGCGGCGGACCCCGAGTACAGCAGGGCGCACTCCGCCTGCCCGATGAAGTCCGGCGTCGCCATGATGGCGCCGTCCAGGTAGTCGATGCCGTGCTGGCGCGCCCACGTCTCCTGCTCACGCGCCAGGGCGGGGGAGCCGGACGTGAGCTGCACCAGCAGCTTGCCACGCAGCTCCCGCGTCACCTCGTCCTGCCGCAGCAACTGGTCGCTGGTGTCGTAGTCGAGGACGTTCACCACGATGATGTCCGAGCGCTTCACCGCGTCGCGCACGGTGTCCGCGAGGTGCGCTCCCAGCTTCGCCAGGGGCTCGCTCTTGGCCTTCGTGCGATTCCAGACCGTCGTCGTGTAACCACTCTGGAGGAAGGCCTTGATGAGCGCGGACCCCATGCGCCCCGCGCCAATGACAGTGAGGGTGGGCTTCATATGCAGTGCTCCGGTGTTTGGGATTGAGGAAGCCGGGCCCCCGCGAGGGCCCGGGAGAATCAGAGCTGCGAGAGACCGCCGTCGACGGGAAGCTCCGCGCCGGTGGTGAACGTCGCCTCGAAGCCGAGGAACAGCACGCCTCGGGCCACCTCGTCGGTGGAGCCGATGCGCTTCATGGGCGTGTGCTCCTCGCCCTCCTTCTCGAAGGCCGCCACCTCTTCGGGCGTGGCGCCCGTGACTCCCAGCGTCGGCGTCCGGGTGAAGCCCGGGCTCAGCGCATTCACGCGGATGCCCTTGGGGATGAGCTCCGTTCCCAGCACCCGCACGAGGGAGCGGATGGCCGCCTTGGAGCCGCTGTACGTGCTCATCCCGGGCACGCCCAGCTCATCCGCCACCGAGGTGATGAAGACGAACGCGCCGCCCGAGCGGACGTGCGGCGTCAGGCGCTGCGCGGTGAAGAACGCGCCCTTGGTGTTGAGGTTGTACGTCTCATCGAACTCGCTCTCCGTCACCTGCTCGAAGGGCGTGAGCTTGGAGTAGCCCGCGTTGATGACGACCAGGTCCACCGCGCCCAGCTTCTGCTGGACGGTGGTGGCCAGCGCGTCGATGTCGCGCAGGTCCGTCGAGTCGGAGCGCACCACGTGGGCGCGAGGGCCCAGCTCCTTTCGCGCCGCCTCCAGGGCCTTCTCTCCGCGCCCGGTGAGGAGCACCTCCGCCCCCTCCGCGAGCAACATCTTCACCGTCGCGAGCCCGATGCCCGCCGTTCCTCCCGTGACCACTGCCTTCTTGCCTGCGTACCTGCCTGCGTTGCTGGTGCCCATGTGTTCGTTCGACCTCGTCTTTCGAAGTGGGCGAAGGAATACCGGGGGCCCTCCCGCGAATCGCGCACGCTTGGATGATTCGGGAGCACAAATGGACGGGCGTTCCTATAGTCCGGCCATGAGCGAGAACCCGTCGCGCCGGCCTCGAATCACCCTGGGGGTGGAGGTGCGAGAGACGCCCGTGGGAGACGTGCTGTACGCGGCGAGCGCGGACCATGTCCTGAGCGTCCACTCGAGCGCCCCTGTCCGGGTGGCCTGTCCAGCCTCGCTGTCTCGGGATGTCCGCACGCGGGGCGTGCTCAACCTGGTGCCCGCGGGCGTGTCGGAGACGTGGATAGACGACGACGCGGGGGCGACGGTGGACCTGCGGCTGCCTCACTCCCTGCTCCAACGGGCGGCCGAGGACATGGGCCTGGACCCGGACCGGGTCGGGCTGGAGCCCAAGCACCACTTCCGCGACGAGCACATCGAGCACATCGGCTGGGCGATGGAGGCGGAGTACCGCGCGGACTTCCCCAACGGGTTGCTCTATCGGGAGAGCCTGGGGCTGGCCCTGGCCGCCCGGCTGCTGGCCCGGTACCGGGGGCAGGTGGAGGTGCGCGGAGGGCTCGCCACCCCGCAGCTCCAGCGGGTCACCGAGTACGTGGAGGCCCACCTGGAGGGAGACCTGTCCCTCACGCGCCTGTCCCGCGTGGCCGGAGTCAGCGCGTCGCACTTCAAGACGCTCTTCAAGCGCTCCGTGGGTGTGCCCGTCCACGAGTACGTGATTCAGCGCCGGGTGGAGCGCGCCCGCGCCCTCCTGCTGCGCGGCGGCGTGCCCACCGGCCAGGTCGCGCTGGAGGCGGGGTTCTCACACCAGAGTCACATGGCGCGGCACATGCGCCGGGTCCTCGGTGTGACGCCGGGGGCCATCGTCCGCTCCCGCGCCTGAGGGCGGGTTGCCTGGGGACGCGGAGGGAGCGTAGAGCCTCCCCCATGTCCGACTCCGAGACCCCCAGCGCGCGGCTCCTCGACATCTTCCAGGCCAACGACCTCTCCTTCGACTCCGCCGAGGCGGCCTGGGCGCACGCCGAGCACCTCTTCCCCCTGCTCGGGTGGGTGGTGGCCCACTTCCCCGACCCCCTGGCCTTCCAGACCTGCGCCCGGTGGCTGAGCCTCTGCGCCGCCCGCCTCGAGGACGCCCGGCCCGCCGCGGAACTGTTCGCCCAGGCCCGCTCCAGCGTGCACCCGCGGCAGGCCCATATCGTCGCGGGGGGCCTGGGGGACCTGCGCAACCAGTGGATTCTCCAGAAGAAGCCCGCCGCGGCCGCCTTCGCGGACTCCGCCAGCGACCTCGCGGAGACCTGGGCCGCCATCACCACGGGTGAAGCCGACGGGGAGACCGAGGCCTGGGCCCGAGCCAAGGCGGCGACCCGGGCCATGGTGACCGCCTGGGTGATTCACCAGGGGCAGGACTCGGAGGACCCGGCACAGCGGCGTCAGGCCCAGGTGGCGCTGGTGGGCTTCCTCCGCGACGCCCGTGCGGAATCAGGCCTGAAGGAAACCTGACATACACCTGTCACTGCCCTGGGAGATAACCCTCTCACTTCAGTCACTTCACCCCCGGAGACACCCAAATGAGCGACCTGGCCCCGAAGACCTCCTCCTCCCTCAAGAAGTACGTTGGCGGCTGCCACTGTGGCGCGGTGCGGTTCGAGGCGGAGGTGGACCTCGAGGAGGCGGTGAGCCGCTGCAACTGCACCGTCTGCACGAAGATGGGCGGGACGACGACGCAGGCGCCGCCCGCCAGCTTCCGCATCCTCAAGGGTGAGAGCGAGCTGGGCGAGTACCGCGTGGGGGACAGCCGCAACTACCGCAACTTCTGCAAGCACTGCGGCGTCCAGGTCTTCGGCGGGGGCTTCGTGGAGGAGCTCGGCGGGGACTTCCGCTCCATCAACATCGGCTGCCTGGACGACGTGGACATCTCCAAGCTCACCATCCAGTACTGGGACGGGCGCTACAACAACTGGGAGGCGGGTCCCCGTCCCCAGGCGTGGCCGCTCCGCGCGGCGTGATCCACGGCGTCCATCGCCGTCCAGTGAATCCAAGGGGTTGGCTCCGCTGACGTGAAGCGGAGCCGCTTTTCTGCCGCCGAGACACAACCGTGACTCGTGGGTGCCGAAAATAAGAAAGCAATTTCTTCCCTTGGGCCCCCACCATGAAGATTCGCGCAGAAACCCCGAAGCTTCCCGTCACGCGCTCCACCGACACTCGGCCGGCCAAGGTGGAGAACAAGGCCGTGGGGTACTCGCAGGGGTCCTCGTTCGAGGGGCAGGCGAAGCCCGCGCTGGCGAAGCCCGCCACCCCGCTGACGCCGCCCGTGAAGTCCGGCCCGGTGGCCATGGACAGCGCGGCCAGCAAGGAAGCCATCCAGACGACGGTGGACTTCCTCCAGCAGCAGAACACCCCCACCGTGTCGCAGTTGATGGCGGGCCGCTCCACCGTGGTGAACCGCGCGGACTTCGCGCCGCGCGCGGTGGAGAAGGACGACCTGGGCATGACGCACGTGCGGATGGACCGCATGAGCGAGGGCGTCCGCGTCTTTGGCGAGCAGGTGGTGAGCCACCTGGACAAGGCCGGCAAGGTGGACAGCGTCACGGGTGACGTGGCGACCATCCCCGCGGGCCTGGGCAAGAGCCCCACGAAGCTGTCCGCGCAGGACGCGCTGGCCGTGGCCCAGAAGGACTTCGCGGGCAAGACGGACCGCGAGCCCACCACCGAGCGCGTCATCTTCAAGGGGGCCGACGGCCAGTACCGCGCCGCGTACCACGTGCAGATGGCGAACACGACGGACGTGGGCCAGGGCAAGGAGCCGCGCCGCATGAACTACCTGGTCGACGCGCAGACCGGGCAGATGCTGGAGAAGTACAACCAGATGGGCGGCGTGTCGCACGGCCACGGCGCGGACCACGCCCACGGGAAGAAGCCCTCGCTCACCACCACGGAGCCGTCCAAGAAGCCCACGGACCCGTCGACGGAGCCCGCGACGGACAAGGTGAACGACACCACCCAGTACAGCGGCAAGGTGGAGATCGGCAGCACGAAGAACAAGGACGGCACGTACTCGCTGGAGGACAAGAGCCGGGGCGGCGGCGTGGAGACGCGCGATGCGCTCAACCGCGACCCGGACACGGACTCGGTGACGAACAAGGGCGTCTCCGACGACAACGACGTCTGGGGCGAGGCGACCGACGACGCGCGCAACAAGGACGCGGTGGACGCGCAGTACGGCGCCCAGACGACGTACGACTTCTACAAGGACGTGCTCGGCCGCAACTCCATCGACGGCAAGGGCGAGAAGCTCATCTCCGACGTCCACGTGGGCAAGGACTTCGCCAACGCGTTCTGGGACGGCGACAAGATGAACTACGGCGACGGTGACGGCGACCAGTTCGGCTCGCTCACCACGCTGGACATCGCCGGCCACGAAATCACCCACGGCCTCACCGAGCGCACCGCGGGCCTCCAGTACCGCAACGAGTCCGGTGCCCTCAACGAGTCGCTCAGCGACATCATGGGCGTGGGCGTGGAGTGGTACGCCAGCCAGAAGAACGGCGCCGTGAAGTTCGACTGGACGGTGGGCGAGGACACGTACACGCCCAACAACGGCGACCCCACCGACGGCCTGCGCGACATGAGCAACCCGCCCAGCGACGGCATGTCGCCGGACCACTACTCCAAGCGCTACAAGGGCACGCAGGACTACGGCGGCGTGCACATCAACTCGGGCATCCCGAACAACGCCTTCTACCTGCTGTCCGAGGGCGGCAAGAACCGCACCTCCGGCGACGAGGTGAAGCAGGGCATCGGCATCGAGAAGGGCCTGAAGATCTTCGCGCGCGCCCAGAGCTTCTACATGACGCCGACCACCAACTTCACCCAGGCCCGCGAGGCCACGTACAAGGCCGCGCAGGACCTGTACGGCAAGGACTCCGTCGAGGCGAAGACGGTGCTGGAGAGCTGGTCCGCGGTGGGCGTGAAGTAGGCCCGCGCGTTTGAATCTCCTGGAGGGTGCGTGCGGCAACCCGCGCCCTCCAGGTGCAGCAAGGACTTGCCCGCTGGCCCGCCCCTCTCCGGGGAACGAGGCCCGGTTCGACAGGGGAATGCATCTCTCGTCCGAGTGGCCCAGACCCAGGTCACCGACGCTTGGAGATGAACATGCCCCTGCACGGCAAAGAGGAAGTCCGAGACCGCCTCAACGACGACGTCTACGCCTCGCCGGACCTCTCCGTCCCGATGCCGAAGTACCGCATCCCCGACGAGGAGCACAGTCCGGACCATGCGTATGCCGTCGTCCACGACGAGCTGTTGCTCGACGGCAACTCGCGGCAGAACCTGGCCACCTTCTGTCAGACCTGGTCCGAGCCTCAGGTGCACAAGCTCATGGACGAGTGCCTCGACAAGAACATGATCGACAAGGACGAGTACCCGCAGACCGCGGAGATTGAGACGCGGTGCGTGAACATGCTCGCGGACTTGTGGCACGCGCCTCACGCGGCCAGCACCATGGGCTGCTCCACGACGGGCTCCAGCGAGGCGGCCATGCTGGGGGGCCTGGCGCTCAAGTGGCGCTGGCGCGCGAAGCGGAAGGCGGAGGGCAAGTCCACCGACAAGCCCAACCTCATCTGCGGTCCGGTGCAGATTTGCTGGCACAAGTTCGCGCGCTACTTCGACGTGGAGCTGCGCCAGGTGCCGCTCGCGCCGGGCCGCATGGTGATGACGCCCGAGGAGGTGCTCAAGCGCTGCGACGAGAACACCATCGGCGTCGTGCCCACGCTGGGCATCACCTTCAACCTCATCTACGAGCCCGTGCAGGAGATTGCCGCCGCGCTGGATGACCTCCAGAAGCGCACCGGCCTGGACATCCCCATGCACGTGGACGCGGCCAGCGGCGGCTTCCTCGCGCCCTTCATCCACCAGGACGTCGTCTGGGACTTCACGCTGCCGCGCGTGAAGTCCATCAACGCCTCCGGCCACAAGTTCGGCCTCACCCCGCTGGGCTGCGGCTGGGTGGTGTGGCGCGACAAGGAGGACCTGCCCGAGGAGCTCATCTTCCGCGTCGACTACCTGGGCGGCGACATGCCGACCTTCGCGCTGAACTTCTCGCGGCCAGGCGGGCAGATCGTCATCCAGTACTACAACTTCCTCCGGCTGGGGAAGGAAGGCTACCGGCGCTTGCAGCAGTCGTGCTCGGACACCGCGAACTTCATCGCGAAGGCCATCGAGCAGATTGGCCCCTTCGACATCGTCTACGACGGCCGGGGCGGCGTGCCGGGCGTGTGCTGGAAGATGAAGGACGGCGCGAACCCGGGCTTCACGCTCTATGACCTGGCCGACCGCATGCGCGAGCGCGGCTGGCTGGTGCCCGCGTACCCGATGCCGGCGGATATCCACGACATGGTGGTGCAGCGCGTGCTCGTGCGCCATGGCGTCAGCCGGGACCTGGCCACGCTGCTGGTGACGGACCTCATCGCGTGCATCGAGCACTTCAAGCGGCACCCGGTGAGCGCGCCCATGACGCGCGAAGAGGCGTCCGGCTACCACCACTGAGCCCAGGGCTCCTCCACGGAGCGCGTCCCGTGCGTGGGCGCGCTCCGTGCCGCTGCTTCAGTGAGGCGCGGCGGCGCTGCTCGTGGACACCGGCGGCCCGGCGGTGCGCTGGACGCGCGGGAAGAACAAGCCGGAGATGAAGGCCGCCAGCGTGAAGGCGCAGATGAGCCAGAAGTTGATGGTCAACCCCGTGGTCAGCGCGCCGCTGAGGGTCTCCAGCACCTCCGGGGGAATGGCGTGGCCTCGCTCCGGGCCCAAGAGGGCGTTGGTGGCCGACAGGGGAATGCTGGGGTCCTTCATGAGCTGGGACACCATGACGCCTCCCATCAACCCCACGCCCAGCACTCCGCCGATGGTGCGGAAGAACATGTTGCTCGCCGTGGCCACTCCGCGCAGCTCCCACCCCACGCTCGTCTGCACCGCGATGAGCAAGGACGTGGAGGCAAAGCCCAGGCCCACGCCGAACACCCCCAGCGCCACCTGGAGCGCGAGCAGCGACGCGCCCTGCTTGAGCAGGAACGCCATCGCCGTGGCGCCCAGCACCGTCAATCCCAGCCCTCCGACAATGAGCGGCCGGAAGCCCGTGCGCAGCATCACCTTCCCGGCGAGCAGCGCCGCCAGCGGCCAGGCGACAATCATGGGCGTAATCATCCCGCCCGCCACCGTGGGCGTGCTGCCCAGGACGGCCTGGACGTAGAGCGGCACGTACGTGGTGGCCCCGAACATCGCCGCGGAGAACAGCGCCCCGGCGATGGAGGAGACGGCGATGGCGGGGTACTTGAAGATTGTCATCGGGATGACGGGCGCGGCGGCCCGCTTCTCCACCGCGACGAAGGCCGCCAGCAGCACCGCCGCCACCGGCAGCGCCCACAGGTTCATCCCAATCCCTTGCACCCCGATGAGCAGCGCCACCACACCCGCGCACAGGAGCGCGGCGCCCGCGTAGTCCAACTGCTGGGGCTTGTGCTGGACCTCCTCATGGAAGAACGCGATGAGCAGCCCGAAGGTCAACACCGCCACCGGCACATTGATGAAGAATATCCAGTGCCAGCTCAGGTACTTCACGATGAGCCCACCGGTGACGGGGCCGACCAGACCCGCCACGCCCCACACCGCGCTGAAGGCCCCCTGCACGCGGCCTCGCTCCTCCATGGTGTAGAGGTCTCCAATGATGGTGAGCGCGACGGGCTGGATGGCGCCGGCCCCCACGCCTTGGAATATCCGGAAGGCGATGAGCGCGTTCATCGACATCGCCAGGCCACTGGCGATGGAGCCCAGGCAGAACAGCCCGATGCCAAACAACAGCACGGGCTTGCGCCCGTACAAGTCGGACAACTTGCCGTAGATGGGCACGGTGATGGTGGAGGCCAGCAGGTACGCGGTGAAGACCCACGCATAGCTCTGGATGCCCCCCAGCTCGCCCACCACGGTGGGCATCGCGGTGGACACGACGGTGACCTCCAACGCCGCCGTGAAAAGGCTCAGGGCCAACGCCAACGTGGTCAGGGGTCGGTGGGTCTTTCTCATGCGCTCCGGTGCGGTAGATGACCCATTCACTTGTAATGGGTGCCTTCTCGAGTCGCCAGCGCCAATCTTTCCGCGCACTTGGAAAGGCAGGGGAAATTCGGGAAACGCGTGTCGATCGGTGCCTTTCTCGTTCGTCGCCGCTGCTGAGCGGCGAATTCGCGCTCGGTCCACGGCCCGGGGGGGCCCGAATCGCGGTCGGACCGACGTGCGCCGTCCATTCGAGGACGCTTCAAACCGTCCTCGCGCGCGCGGGAGCATTCATGAAGAAGACGCCAGGAATCATCGTGGTCGCCATCGCCGTCCTGCTGCTCGCCGTCGGCCGCAGGCCGGACACGTTTCGCGTCGAACGGAGCGCGACCATCCAGGCGCCCGCGGAGGTGGTGTTCTCACTGGTGAACGACTTTCGTCGGTGGGAGCAGTGGTCGCCGTGGTGGAAGTTGGAGCCCACGCAGCAGGTGGCCTTCGCCGGTTCCGCGGAAGGCGTGGGGGCTGTCTATGAATGGCGCGGTGAGCGCACGGGCTCCGGGCGGATGGAAATCGTGGAGAGCCAGCCCAACACCTATGTGCGAATCCGGCTCGACTTCACCGAGCCGATGCGCGCCACCAACACCACGGAGTACGTGCTGACGCCCGTGCCCGGCGGCGTGGCGCTGACGTGGGTGATGTCCGGAGAGAACACCTTCGCTGGCAAGGTGCTCCAGCTCTTCGCCAGCATGGACGAGATGATGGGCCGCGACTTCGAGCGCGGACTGGCCGACATCAAGCACCTGGCCGAGTCCCCTCAAGGCGCCTCCGCGCAACCGTCCATGGGCGAGGCGGGGCTCCACTTCCACGGAGACACCCTCGAGCGCGACGCGGACCGGGACGTCGTCGTCACCCGGGGCCTGGAGACGCCCCTCATCCACTCGCGAAAGTCCCGCCCGGTGCGTGAGTAGGGGATTGGGCGGGGAGGTGTGTAACCGTGATTTTTCTCCTGACGTAGTGGGATTCGTACCCCGCTTGTAAGGAGATTGCCCATGTCCCCGAAGATCTGCCGGACCCCGACGCCGACCACGACCAAGACGTGCAACCACGACAAGGGGAACACCGAGAAGCCCCAGTCCAAGCTGGTGTCGCCGCTCGACAAGCCGCTGCCGAAGAGCAACCCGAGCTTCAGCCGGCCGGATGGGAAGGAAGGGATGCCGGATGGCAAGGGGGGCTTCCGCCACGGCGGGCTCGACTGGTTCGCCAAGGCGGGCACCAACGTCCGGGCGCCCGTCGACGGCAAGGTCATCGAGGTGAAGCAGTCGAAGGGCTCATCGGGTCAGGTCTTCGGCGGCACGGTGAAGGTGGAGGGCAAGGACGGCAAGGTCTGGGTCTTCCGCCACGTGGACCCCGCGAAGGTGAAGGTGGGCCAGAAGGTGCAGGCCGGTGACACCATCGCGAAGGTCTCGGACTGGAAGGGCACCTCCAGCGACCACGTCCACATGGAGGTCTGGAAGAACCTCAAGGGCGGGTACAACTTCAACAACGCCATCGACCCGGTGAAGGCCCTCCAGGGCGCCTCGCGGGACGTCAACGGCACCACCACCTCCGGGCCGGGCCCGTCCAAGCCGAGCACCACGTCCAGCACGTCGCCCAACTCGGCGTCCGGCACGCGGCCTGGCTCCCCGCTGGGGTGCGTCGGGATTTCCCTCAACAAGAGCCCTTACGCGCCCGACGGCTTCGATGCCGGGAGCAACTCGGGGAACGTCGTCGCCAGCAGCGGCGACGGGTTCGACGCCGTGGACTTCTCCATGAACGGGAGCGCCAACGGCGCCAACGTCAATGGCGCCAGCGTCAACGGCAACGCGAGCATCTCCGACCTGTTCGATTCCGGGTGCTTCCCCAACCAGGGTGGCACGAGCATCCCCGGCACGCCTCCCAGCAAGCCAGACGTGTCCCATACCGGGTGCATCCCCCAGAAGGATGATGTCACCCGGCCGGCCGACACCTCCACGGGCTCCATGTCCGGCACCATCATGACGTTCATGTGGCGCTGGGACCATGTCGCGCAGGCGTGAGCCTCACTCCTGATGATTGGGTGACAATTGCCTCCATGTGACAATCCATCGTCCAGGGGCTCCCCACGGTGCCGCCACCTGTGTCGCGAGAGCGACAAGCAAGGGGAACCCTTGGACGATGTTGTGCTCGCCGCGCATCAGGCACAACTGGTGGCATGGCGGAGAACACGCTGGTGGTGGTGGCGCGTCCGGAGTGGGTTCCAGGTGGGAGTCCGTGGTGGTCGACCTGCAAGGTCACCCTGCTGAACCTGACGGATGCGGCGGTCGTCAATCCCTACATCTCGTTCAAGGTGGGGCCGAAGCAGGTCCTCTTGAACAATCACGGCCTGGACTGGACGCGAAAGGGAGACACGGTGTCGGGCTATCTCGTGCCCGAGCGCCAGGTGATTCCACCGCGCTCCTCCCGGGAGTTCCGGCTGTCGGTGCAGGGAACCGGACAGAGTCAGGGGCCGCTGCCCTCGCGGTTCACCGTCAACGGGAAACCCGCGGACCCGCCCGAGGACCACGAGCCTCCCTCCATGCCCAGACGTGTGCGCGCCAGCCTGGTGGGCTCTCGACTCATCACCCTGGACTGGGATGCGTCTCGCGACAACGTCGCCGTCGCGGGCTATCGCGTGTCGTTCTCCGCGGGTGAGGGCGGGGAGGTCTACACGCTCACCACCGCGCGGCCGAGCGTGACGATTGCCGGACTCGCCTCGGCGACGGAGTACCGGATATCGGTGGTGGCGTTCGACGTGTCTGACAATCCATCGAAGCCGTCGGACGGGGTGAAGGTGCGCACGGGGCCTCCGCTGCCGGACATGGGGGACTGGGACGTGTCGAAGGCCCCGTTCCTGGACTTCACCGCCTGGCCCACGCCCAAGGTGGCCCGGTTCGCGAGGGAGACGCGGCTGGACGGCTTCATCCTGGGCTTCCTCTCGGCGCGGCGAGGCGGCGACAAGACGCTGTGCTGGGGTGGCAACGACCTGGTCG
Encoded here:
- a CDS encoding M4 family metallopeptidase, which translates into the protein MKIRAETPKLPVTRSTDTRPAKVENKAVGYSQGSSFEGQAKPALAKPATPLTPPVKSGPVAMDSAASKEAIQTTVDFLQQQNTPTVSQLMAGRSTVVNRADFAPRAVEKDDLGMTHVRMDRMSEGVRVFGEQVVSHLDKAGKVDSVTGDVATIPAGLGKSPTKLSAQDALAVAQKDFAGKTDREPTTERVIFKGADGQYRAAYHVQMANTTDVGQGKEPRRMNYLVDAQTGQMLEKYNQMGGVSHGHGADHAHGKKPSLTTTEPSKKPTDPSTEPATDKVNDTTQYSGKVEIGSTKNKDGTYSLEDKSRGGGVETRDALNRDPDTDSVTNKGVSDDNDVWGEATDDARNKDAVDAQYGAQTTYDFYKDVLGRNSIDGKGEKLISDVHVGKDFANAFWDGDKMNYGDGDGDQFGSLTTLDIAGHEITHGLTERTAGLQYRNESGALNESLSDIMGVGVEWYASQKNGAVKFDWTVGEDTYTPNNGDPTDGLRDMSNPPSDGMSPDHYSKRYKGTQDYGGVHINSGIPNNAFYLLSEGGKNRTSGDEVKQGIGIEKGLKIFARAQSFYMTPTTNFTQAREATYKAAQDLYGKDSVEAKTVLESWSAVGVK
- a CDS encoding glutamate decarboxylase — translated: MPLHGKEEVRDRLNDDVYASPDLSVPMPKYRIPDEEHSPDHAYAVVHDELLLDGNSRQNLATFCQTWSEPQVHKLMDECLDKNMIDKDEYPQTAEIETRCVNMLADLWHAPHAASTMGCSTTGSSEAAMLGGLALKWRWRAKRKAEGKSTDKPNLICGPVQICWHKFARYFDVELRQVPLAPGRMVMTPEEVLKRCDENTIGVVPTLGITFNLIYEPVQEIAAALDDLQKRTGLDIPMHVDAASGGFLAPFIHQDVVWDFTLPRVKSINASGHKFGLTPLGCGWVVWRDKEDLPEELIFRVDYLGGDMPTFALNFSRPGGQIVIQYYNFLRLGKEGYRRLQQSCSDTANFIAKAIEQIGPFDIVYDGRGGVPGVCWKMKDGANPGFTLYDLADRMRERGWLVPAYPMPADIHDMVVQRVLVRHGVSRDLATLLVTDLIACIEHFKRHPVSAPMTREEASGYHH
- a CDS encoding MDR family MFS transporter, with the protein product MRKTHRPLTTLALALSLFTAALEVTVVSTAMPTVVGELGGIQSYAWVFTAYLLASTITVPIYGKLSDLYGRKPVLLFGIGLFCLGSIASGLAMSMNALIAFRIFQGVGAGAIQPVALTIIGDLYTMEERGRVQGAFSAVWGVAGLVGPVTGGLIVKYLSWHWIFFINVPVAVLTFGLLIAFFHEEVQHKPQQLDYAGAALLCAGVVALLIGVQGIGMNLWALPVAAVLLAAFVAVEKRAAAPVIPMTIFKYPAIAVSSIAGALFSAAMFGATTYVPLYVQAVLGSTPTVAGGMITPMIVAWPLAALLAGKVMLRTGFRPLIVGGLGLTVLGATAMAFLLKQGASLLALQVALGVFGVGLGFASTSLLIAVQTSVGWELRGVATASNMFFRTIGGVLGVGLMGGVMVSQLMKDPSIPLSATNALLGPERGHAIPPEVLETLSGALTTGLTINFWLICAFTLAAFISGLFFPRVQRTAGPPVSTSSAAAPH
- a CDS encoding SRPBCC family protein; this translates as MKKTPGIIVVAIAVLLLAVGRRPDTFRVERSATIQAPAEVVFSLVNDFRRWEQWSPWWKLEPTQQVAFAGSAEGVGAVYEWRGERTGSGRMEIVESQPNTYVRIRLDFTEPMRATNTTEYVLTPVPGGVALTWVMSGENTFAGKVLQLFASMDEMMGRDFERGLADIKHLAESPQGASAQPSMGEAGLHFHGDTLERDADRDVVVTRGLETPLIHSRKSRPVRE
- a CDS encoding M23 family metallopeptidase, with protein sequence MSPKICRTPTPTTTKTCNHDKGNTEKPQSKLVSPLDKPLPKSNPSFSRPDGKEGMPDGKGGFRHGGLDWFAKAGTNVRAPVDGKVIEVKQSKGSSGQVFGGTVKVEGKDGKVWVFRHVDPAKVKVGQKVQAGDTIAKVSDWKGTSSDHVHMEVWKNLKGGYNFNNAIDPVKALQGASRDVNGTTTSGPGPSKPSTTSSTSPNSASGTRPGSPLGCVGISLNKSPYAPDGFDAGSNSGNVVASSGDGFDAVDFSMNGSANGANVNGASVNGNASISDLFDSGCFPNQGGTSIPGTPPSKPDVSHTGCIPQKDDVTRPADTSTGSMSGTIMTFMWRWDHVAQA